The following are from one region of the Nocardioides marmotae genome:
- a CDS encoding LuxR family transcriptional regulator has product MAAYDAQDRQLFEKVAAPLYEEMLAGSGLPADDPRLGHDGTDGEPASTVRRALDLLAELGLARLDPETDRWLPEDPTSSVARVVSPLGREGARLLEESAAWSSTLATLGQAWRRTPQAADVGPFTYLRAEAIEPFLAALVAECQEEALTAQPQTGRDPKLLAVGIQRDTALLERGARIRTLYQHSARRSSATREYVAEVTARGAEVRTLDEFFNRMIVIDRRVALIPSGDDLSVALAVREPSVVAYLVDVFERSWARARPFTSRSATMLKDIAAEQRAMTLRMLIEGHPDPVSAKRLGVSPRTYAGYVADLKHEFEAETRFQLGYTIGQRGLSGEE; this is encoded by the coding sequence GTGGCGGCCTACGACGCACAGGATCGGCAGCTCTTCGAGAAGGTCGCCGCGCCCCTGTACGAGGAGATGCTCGCCGGGTCGGGCCTGCCGGCCGACGATCCCCGCCTGGGCCACGACGGCACGGACGGCGAACCCGCGAGCACCGTGCGGCGCGCCCTCGACCTGCTGGCCGAGCTCGGCCTGGCGCGCCTGGACCCCGAGACCGACCGCTGGCTGCCGGAGGACCCCACCAGCAGCGTCGCGCGGGTCGTCTCCCCGCTGGGCCGCGAGGGTGCCCGGCTGCTCGAGGAGTCGGCCGCCTGGTCCTCGACGCTGGCCACGCTCGGCCAGGCCTGGCGTCGTACGCCGCAGGCAGCCGACGTGGGCCCCTTCACCTACCTGCGCGCCGAGGCGATCGAGCCCTTCCTCGCCGCGCTCGTCGCGGAGTGCCAGGAGGAGGCGCTGACCGCCCAGCCGCAGACCGGCCGCGACCCCAAGCTGCTGGCGGTCGGCATCCAGCGCGACACCGCCCTGCTGGAGCGCGGCGCCCGCATCCGCACGCTCTACCAGCACAGCGCGCGCCGCAGCTCGGCCACGCGGGAGTACGTCGCCGAGGTGACCGCCCGCGGCGCGGAGGTCCGCACGCTCGATGAGTTCTTCAACCGGATGATCGTCATCGACCGTCGGGTGGCGCTGATCCCGAGCGGCGACGACCTGAGCGTCGCGCTGGCCGTGCGCGAGCCGTCGGTGGTGGCCTACCTCGTCGACGTCTTCGAGCGATCCTGGGCACGCGCCCGACCCTTCACCAGCCGCAGCGCGACGATGCTCAAGGACATCGCCGCCGAGCAGCGGGCGATGACGCTGCGGATGCTGATCGAGGGCCACCCCGATCCCGTCTCGGCCAAGCGGCTGGGCGTCAGCCCCCGCACCTACGCCGGCTACGTCGCCGACCTCAAGCACGAGTTCGAGGCCGAGACCCGCTTCCAGCTCGGCTACACGATCGGTCAGCGCGGCCTCTCCGGCGAGGAGTGA
- a CDS encoding phosphoenolpyruvate carboxykinase (GTP): MTAETQAPTTHRGIADFVEKWAAIMQPDSIHWCTGDDQEWDELTRALESTGTFTRLNPQLKPNSFYAASDPIDVARVEDRTYICSVEEKDAGPTNNWMAPDDMKSLMNGLYEGCMKGRTMYVIPFVMGHLESERPMFGIEITDSAYVTASMRVMARMGTNVLRRMEELEADFVEAVHSVGHPLAEGEADVAWPCNETKYIVQFPEERAIWSFGSGYGGNALLGKKCYALRIASVMARDEGWLAEHMLILKLTSPQGVVKYIAAAFPSACGKTNLAMLEPTIPGWKVETLGDDIAWMRIGEDGRLWAVNPEYGFFGVAPGTNYHTNPNAMKTIEKGNSVFTNVALTEDGDVWWEGLENPPAKATSWKGEPWTPESDELSSHANSRYCTPIKQCDILAEEYDDPRGVPIDAILFGGRRKTTVPLVFEARDWTHGTFLGATLSSETTAAAVGAVGVVRRDPMAMLPFIGYNAGDYFSHWINVGKDNDAAKLPKIFYVNWFRRDDEGGFLWPGFGENSRVLKWVVERIDGQAAAEETAIGRVPAPGALDVEGLDLSEDALRRALEVDPEEWKAEIPQIQEWFEKFGDDLPAVLWTELDGLKARLGV, from the coding sequence ATGACCGCCGAGACGCAGGCACCGACCACCCACCGAGGCATCGCCGACTTCGTCGAGAAGTGGGCCGCGATCATGCAGCCGGACAGCATCCACTGGTGCACCGGTGACGACCAGGAGTGGGACGAGCTGACCCGCGCGCTCGAGTCCACGGGCACCTTCACCCGGCTCAACCCGCAGCTGAAGCCGAACTCCTTCTACGCCGCCTCCGACCCGATCGACGTCGCACGCGTCGAGGACCGGACCTACATCTGCTCGGTCGAGGAGAAGGACGCGGGGCCCACCAACAACTGGATGGCCCCCGACGACATGAAGTCCCTCATGAACGGCCTCTACGAGGGCTGCATGAAGGGCCGCACCATGTACGTCATCCCCTTCGTCATGGGCCACCTCGAGTCCGAGCGCCCGATGTTCGGCATCGAGATCACCGACTCGGCGTACGTCACCGCCTCGATGCGCGTGATGGCCCGCATGGGCACCAACGTGCTGCGCCGCATGGAGGAGCTCGAGGCCGACTTCGTCGAGGCCGTGCACTCCGTGGGCCACCCCCTCGCCGAGGGCGAGGCGGACGTCGCCTGGCCGTGCAACGAGACCAAGTACATCGTGCAGTTCCCCGAGGAGCGCGCGATCTGGTCCTTCGGCTCCGGCTACGGCGGCAACGCGCTGCTCGGCAAGAAGTGCTACGCCCTGCGCATCGCGAGCGTCATGGCCCGCGACGAGGGCTGGCTCGCCGAGCACATGCTGATCCTCAAGCTCACCAGCCCCCAGGGCGTGGTCAAGTACATCGCGGCGGCCTTCCCGAGCGCCTGCGGCAAGACCAACCTCGCCATGCTCGAGCCCACCATCCCGGGCTGGAAGGTCGAGACCCTCGGCGACGACATCGCCTGGATGCGGATCGGCGAGGACGGCCGCCTGTGGGCGGTCAACCCCGAGTACGGCTTCTTCGGCGTCGCGCCGGGCACGAACTACCACACCAACCCGAACGCGATGAAGACCATCGAGAAGGGCAACTCGGTCTTCACCAACGTCGCGCTCACCGAGGACGGCGACGTCTGGTGGGAGGGCCTGGAGAACCCGCCGGCCAAGGCCACGTCCTGGAAGGGCGAGCCGTGGACGCCGGAGTCCGACGAGCTCTCCAGCCACGCGAACAGCCGTTACTGCACGCCGATCAAGCAGTGCGACATCCTCGCCGAGGAGTACGACGACCCGCGCGGCGTGCCGATCGACGCGATCCTGTTCGGCGGCCGCCGCAAGACGACCGTCCCGCTGGTCTTCGAGGCCCGCGACTGGACCCACGGCACCTTCCTCGGCGCGACGCTCTCCTCCGAGACCACCGCGGCCGCGGTGGGCGCGGTGGGCGTCGTCCGGCGCGACCCGATGGCGATGCTGCCCTTCATCGGCTACAACGCCGGTGACTACTTCAGCCACTGGATCAACGTCGGCAAGGACAACGACGCGGCCAAGCTGCCGAAGATCTTCTACGTCAACTGGTTCCGCCGCGACGACGAGGGCGGCTTCCTGTGGCCGGGCTTCGGCGAGAACAGCCGCGTGCTGAAGTGGGTCGTGGAGCGCATCGACGGCCAGGCCGCCGCCGAGGAGACCGCCATCGGCCGCGTGCCGGCGCCGGGCGCCCTCGACGTCGAGGGCCTCGACCTCTCCGAGGACGCGCTGCGCCGCGCCCTCGAGGTCGACCCCGAGGAGTGGAAGGCCGAGATCCCGCAGATCCAGGAGTGGTTCGAGAAGTTCGGCGACGACCTCCCGGCCGTGCTCTGGACCGAGCTCGACGGCCTCAAGGCCCGCCTCGGCGTCTGA
- a CDS encoding VOC family protein — protein sequence MSAHNIRQVILSTEDLDASIRFYESLGYTLRFRDGERYAALDGGAVTLALATASDHPLPGSVVVGIKTEDVDTAARAVEAAGGQVVQGPADGAHERRAVVRDSQGNGLVFYSPLPRKP from the coding sequence ATGAGCGCTCACAACATCCGCCAGGTCATCCTGTCCACCGAGGACCTCGATGCCTCGATCCGGTTCTACGAAAGCCTCGGCTACACCCTGCGCTTCCGCGACGGCGAACGCTACGCAGCGCTCGACGGCGGAGCCGTGACCCTTGCCCTCGCCACGGCGAGCGACCACCCCCTACCGGGCTCGGTCGTCGTCGGCATCAAGACCGAGGACGTCGACACCGCCGCGAGGGCGGTCGAGGCCGCAGGAGGGCAGGTGGTCCAGGGACCGGCCGATGGCGCGCACGAACGGCGCGCAGTGGTCCGCGACAGCCAGGGCAACGGACTGGTCTTCTACAGCCCCTTGCCCCGCAAGCCCTGA
- a CDS encoding ABC transporter substrate-binding protein, with protein sequence MASAITACGSGDDDGATAGACGPTSELRFGVHTEVRGFDVVNGGTVGVAGGHERSAVFDTLMEYDAGTGDFVPRMAESFEPNEDYTEWTLTLRDGITFNSGNPVTTEAVKFSVDRHGADDTVSLFKAQMDVIESMEVTSDLEMSFRLKDAQGDFPAVFATAPGMLADPAVFEEAGPEEFGVDPSAGAAGPYKVASYTQGEEVVLTRNEDYWGEGEFCIGTLRFVYVEDEEARRDSFLNGELDMAYFNDASVIDAVRRAPREMHTSIGWGAATVLINHGTGGVDRPGKDVRVRKAIAHALDPEVIDDRATGGTGVPSTALVTDESILWSEGLEGPAHDPAEASSLLAQAKADGYDGKITLSCDNAPAKVEWALTVEAMLEKIGFDVTLENSRSLTDHRELFFTGNYDLSCFAMSVDESLPWVTFQTTLGQDTVAQSRVGYRSPAMGRAMDELRAAGTVEERQAALFEMQAIWNEDVPMAITAHGRQGLAWNEGVEGVQFRHAGISLFDDATIDR encoded by the coding sequence ATGGCCTCGGCGATCACCGCGTGCGGCAGCGGTGACGACGACGGTGCGACGGCAGGTGCCTGCGGCCCGACGAGCGAGCTGCGGTTCGGCGTTCACACCGAGGTGCGTGGCTTCGACGTGGTCAACGGAGGCACTGTCGGCGTCGCCGGTGGCCACGAGCGCTCGGCGGTCTTCGACACGCTGATGGAGTACGACGCCGGGACGGGTGATTTCGTCCCCCGGATGGCGGAGTCTTTCGAGCCGAACGAGGACTACACCGAGTGGACGCTCACCCTGCGTGACGGCATCACCTTCAACTCGGGCAACCCGGTGACGACCGAAGCGGTCAAGTTCTCGGTCGACCGACACGGCGCCGACGACACGGTCTCGCTGTTCAAGGCGCAGATGGACGTCATCGAGTCGATGGAGGTCACGAGCGATCTCGAGATGAGCTTCCGGCTCAAGGACGCTCAGGGCGACTTCCCAGCCGTCTTCGCCACTGCGCCGGGCATGTTGGCCGACCCGGCCGTCTTCGAGGAGGCGGGCCCGGAGGAGTTCGGCGTGGATCCGAGCGCGGGCGCCGCCGGGCCGTACAAGGTGGCCAGCTACACCCAGGGCGAGGAAGTGGTCCTGACCCGGAACGAGGACTACTGGGGCGAGGGCGAGTTCTGCATCGGGACCTTGCGGTTCGTCTACGTGGAGGACGAGGAAGCGCGTCGGGACAGCTTCCTCAACGGTGAGCTCGACATGGCGTACTTCAACGACGCCTCGGTGATCGACGCCGTCCGTCGCGCTCCGCGTGAGATGCACACGAGCATCGGATGGGGTGCTGCCACCGTGCTGATCAATCACGGCACCGGCGGCGTGGACCGTCCCGGCAAGGACGTGCGGGTCCGGAAGGCGATCGCCCATGCCCTCGACCCCGAGGTGATCGACGACCGTGCCACCGGCGGCACCGGGGTGCCCAGCACCGCCCTGGTGACCGACGAGTCCATCCTGTGGTCCGAGGGACTCGAGGGCCCGGCACACGATCCGGCGGAGGCCAGCAGCCTGCTCGCCCAGGCGAAGGCCGACGGGTACGACGGGAAGATCACGCTCTCGTGTGACAACGCCCCCGCCAAGGTGGAATGGGCACTGACCGTCGAGGCGATGCTGGAGAAGATCGGTTTCGACGTCACTCTGGAGAACTCACGCTCGCTCACGGACCACCGAGAGCTCTTTTTCACCGGCAACTACGACCTCAGCTGCTTCGCGATGAGCGTCGACGAGAGCCTGCCGTGGGTGACCTTCCAGACCACGCTGGGACAGGACACGGTGGCGCAGAGCCGCGTCGGCTATCGCAGCCCCGCCATGGGCCGGGCCATGGACGAGCTGCGAGCGGCGGGGACGGTCGAGGAGCGCCAGGCTGCCCTCTTCGAGATGCAGGCGATCTGGAACGAGGACGTCCCGATGGCGATCACCGCTCACGGGCGCCAGGGACTGGCGTGGAACGAAGGGGTCGAGGGAGTGCAGTTCAGGCACGCCGGGATCTCCCTCTTCGACGACGCCACGATCGATCGGTGA
- a CDS encoding cytochrome P450, with translation MLLRTATRPLAPRAEALRSAARPAVRWGLGHALPRTAIGAAARRGDLHGRLIVASSTTSEVPVDLFDAIRASGPLHRSRYAYVTATLPVVREVLANPDVRAGIDLGTGTGPLGRLGRWAHRTTPMGPLTPPSLLVTEPPDHTRMRKLVTRVFSVRAVQRLRERTEEIADDLLTSLAREAGDRPVDLVEAYCALLPVTVIAEILGVPDSERKTVLDFGTAAAPSLDLGLSWRRFRSVEGALASFEAWLADHVEAKRRDPGEDLLSQMVAARDDDGVALTDRELIATAGLVLAAGFETTVNLLSNGIALLHDHPNQRALLAAEPDRWPTAVEEVLRIDPPVLLTGRTVLRDTEVAGVRMPRGAVVTTLLAGANRDPEVFTDPHRFDVTRENAADHVSFSAGRHFCLGAALARMEGQVGLQRITERFPDLRLAPGPTRRDTRILRGFETLPAYLS, from the coding sequence GTGCTGCTGCGGACCGCGACCCGACCGCTCGCGCCCCGCGCCGAGGCCCTGCGCTCGGCCGCCCGCCCGGCCGTCCGCTGGGGCCTGGGGCACGCGCTGCCCCGGACGGCCATCGGCGCCGCCGCCCGGCGGGGCGACCTGCACGGCCGGCTGATCGTCGCCAGCAGCACGACCAGCGAGGTGCCGGTCGACCTCTTCGACGCCATCCGGGCCAGCGGGCCGCTCCACCGCTCGCGCTACGCCTACGTCACCGCGACCCTGCCGGTGGTCCGCGAGGTGCTGGCCAACCCCGACGTCCGCGCCGGGATCGACCTCGGCACCGGCACCGGTCCGCTGGGCCGGCTCGGCCGCTGGGCGCACCGCACCACCCCGATGGGCCCGCTCACCCCACCCTCCCTGCTGGTCACCGAGCCCCCGGACCACACCCGGATGCGCAAGCTCGTGACCCGGGTGTTCTCGGTCCGCGCCGTCCAGCGGCTCCGCGAGCGCACCGAGGAGATCGCCGACGACCTGCTGACCTCGCTGGCGAGGGAGGCCGGCGACCGCCCGGTCGACCTGGTCGAGGCCTACTGCGCACTGCTCCCCGTCACCGTGATCGCCGAGATCCTCGGGGTGCCGGACTCCGAGCGGAAGACGGTCCTCGACTTCGGCACCGCCGCCGCGCCCAGCCTCGACCTCGGCCTGTCCTGGCGCCGGTTCCGCAGCGTCGAGGGCGCCCTGGCGTCGTTCGAGGCCTGGCTGGCCGACCACGTCGAGGCCAAGCGCCGCGACCCCGGCGAGGACCTGCTCAGCCAGATGGTCGCCGCGCGCGACGACGACGGCGTCGCCCTGACCGACCGCGAGCTGATCGCGACCGCGGGCCTCGTGCTCGCCGCCGGGTTCGAGACGACCGTCAACCTGCTCTCCAACGGCATCGCGCTGCTGCACGACCACCCCAACCAGCGCGCGCTGCTCGCCGCCGAGCCGGACCGCTGGCCCACCGCCGTCGAGGAGGTGCTGCGCATCGACCCGCCGGTGCTGCTGACCGGCCGCACGGTCCTGCGCGACACCGAGGTCGCGGGCGTGCGGATGCCGCGCGGCGCGGTGGTCACCACGCTGCTCGCCGGCGCCAACCGCGACCCCGAGGTCTTCACCGACCCGCACCGCTTCGACGTCACCCGCGAGAACGCCGCCGACCACGTGTCCTTCTCCGCCGGGCGGCACTTCTGCCTCGGCGCCGCGCTCGCCCGGATGGAGGGCCAGGTCGGGCTCCAGCGGATCACCGAGCGCTTCCCCGACCTGCGGCTCGCACCCGGCCCCACCCGCCGCGACACCCGGATCCTGCGCGGGTTCGAGACGCTGCCGGCGTACCTCTCCTGA
- a CDS encoding TetR/AcrR family transcriptional regulator: MSTVPPPPGEVRRRPPRDEVRRALLDAAARTFARQGIDAASLDDVAAAAGFTKGAVYSNFGSKEGLVAALVDDRVSAYLDLGLAAVADTDATLPERARMLGDRLTAATDEQHDWHLLFLELWQRAVRTGRTDGPFGERRRELHAAVAAAVAAHAEEAGAELPLPAGSLATLLLALSNGLAIERLVDPAAVPDDLMGRALALLVSGAAPADPVDPAGPDGPDHR, translated from the coding sequence ATGTCAACGGTCCCGCCCCCGCCGGGGGAGGTACGCCGCCGGCCACCGCGCGACGAGGTGCGCCGCGCCCTCCTGGACGCCGCGGCCCGGACGTTCGCGCGCCAGGGGATCGATGCCGCCAGCCTCGACGACGTGGCGGCCGCCGCGGGCTTCACCAAGGGCGCGGTCTACTCCAACTTCGGCAGCAAGGAGGGCCTGGTCGCCGCGCTCGTCGACGACCGGGTCTCGGCCTACCTCGACCTGGGCCTCGCCGCGGTCGCCGACACCGACGCGACGCTCCCCGAGCGCGCCCGGATGCTGGGCGACCGGCTCACCGCGGCCACCGACGAGCAGCACGACTGGCACCTGCTCTTCCTCGAGCTGTGGCAGCGCGCGGTGCGCACCGGCCGCACCGACGGGCCCTTCGGCGAGCGCCGCCGCGAGCTGCACGCCGCGGTCGCCGCCGCGGTCGCGGCGCACGCGGAGGAGGCGGGCGCCGAGCTGCCCCTGCCCGCGGGGTCGCTGGCCACCCTCCTGCTGGCGCTCTCCAACGGGCTGGCCATCGAGCGCCTGGTCGACCCCGCCGCGGTCCCCGACGACCTCATGGGGCGCGCGCTGGCGCTGCTGGTCAGCGGCGCCGCGCCGGCCGACCCGGTCGACCCCGCCGGGCCGGATGGACCAGATCACCGCTGA
- a CDS encoding alpha/beta fold hydrolase, whose amino-acid sequence MNHEHPHHRHRRPDHRRHRPGSDPPLTTSLTAVRLGGRPDLPLLVLGPALGTSATALWGPCARLLGRDLQVVAWDLPGHGTNRVDPDAADDPLTVPALAAAVLDLVDTMAQGLHRPAFHYAGVSVGGAVGLQLALDAPDRLESLTVLGTTARLGDPDSWAERAATVRERGTEALVEMSSGRWFAPGFVEREPDRAAGLLRSLTDADDEAYAAVCGALGGFDVRERLGAVTVPLLAVGGSADVPAPPEEVRGLAEAVPDGRAVELPDVAHLAPAEAPEEVARLVREHALGPEQDAPGPEAEQLAAAVHAARAAGLTAAEVEALVRAALAGEDPPAG is encoded by the coding sequence GTGAACCATGAACACCCGCACCATCGCCATCGTCGCCCTGATCATCGCCGTCATCGTCCTGGCTCTGATCCTCCTCTGACCACCTCGCTGACGGCCGTCCGCCTCGGCGGGCGGCCCGACCTCCCGCTGCTGGTCCTGGGCCCCGCGCTCGGGACCTCGGCCACCGCCCTGTGGGGGCCGTGCGCCCGCCTCCTGGGTCGCGACCTCCAGGTCGTGGCGTGGGACCTGCCGGGTCACGGCACCAACCGGGTCGACCCCGACGCCGCGGACGACCCGCTGACGGTGCCGGCCCTCGCAGCCGCGGTGCTCGACCTCGTCGACACCATGGCGCAGGGCCTGCACCGGCCGGCCTTCCACTACGCCGGCGTCTCCGTCGGCGGTGCCGTCGGCCTGCAGCTCGCCCTCGACGCCCCCGACCGGCTCGAGAGCCTCACGGTGCTCGGCACCACCGCCCGCCTCGGGGACCCGGACTCCTGGGCCGAGCGGGCGGCGACCGTCCGCGAGCGCGGCACCGAGGCGCTCGTGGAGATGTCCAGCGGGCGCTGGTTCGCCCCCGGGTTCGTCGAGCGCGAGCCGGACCGGGCGGCGGGACTGCTGCGCTCGCTCACCGACGCCGACGACGAGGCGTACGCCGCGGTGTGCGGCGCGCTGGGCGGGTTCGACGTGCGCGAGCGGCTGGGCGCCGTCACGGTGCCCCTGCTCGCGGTCGGCGGCTCCGCCGACGTACCCGCTCCTCCGGAGGAGGTCCGCGGGCTGGCCGAGGCCGTGCCCGACGGGCGCGCGGTGGAGCTGCCCGACGTGGCGCACCTGGCGCCGGCCGAGGCCCCGGAGGAGGTCGCCCGGCTGGTCCGCGAGCACGCGCTCGGGCCCGAGCAGGACGCGCCCGGGCCCGAGGCCGAGCAGCTCGCTGCGGCCGTGCACGCCGCCCGCGCGGCCGGGCTCACCGCCGCCGAGGTCGAGGCGCTGGTCCGCGCCGCGCTCGCCGGGGAGGACCCGCCGGCCGGCTGA
- a CDS encoding HAD-IIA family hydrolase, producing the protein MSEERPIEYWLTDMDGVLVHEDVPIPGAGEFLEALRTSGRRFLVLTNNSMFTPRDLRSRLLASGIDVPERAIWTSALATAQFLADQRPEGRAYVVGEAGLTTALHDIGYVLTDRDPDYVVLGETRTYSFEAITRAIRLIDAGARFIATNPDPSGPSQQGKLPATGSVAALISTATGRTPYFVGKPNPLMMRSALNRIDAHSESAVMVGDRMSTDIVSGLEAGLRTVLVTTGSTRREQVETFPYRPTRVVDSVADLVEVARRGSFD; encoded by the coding sequence ATGAGCGAGGAGCGCCCGATCGAGTACTGGCTGACCGACATGGACGGCGTCCTCGTCCACGAGGACGTGCCGATCCCCGGCGCCGGGGAGTTCCTGGAGGCGCTGCGCACCTCGGGTCGCCGGTTCCTCGTGCTCACCAACAACTCGATGTTCACCCCGCGCGACCTGCGCTCCCGGCTGCTCGCCAGCGGCATCGACGTGCCGGAGCGGGCGATCTGGACCTCCGCGCTCGCCACCGCCCAATTCCTCGCCGACCAGCGGCCCGAGGGGCGGGCCTACGTCGTCGGGGAGGCGGGCCTGACGACGGCGCTGCACGACATCGGCTACGTGCTCACCGACCGCGACCCCGACTACGTCGTGCTCGGGGAGACGCGGACCTACTCCTTCGAGGCGATCACCCGCGCGATCCGGCTGATCGACGCCGGCGCGCGGTTCATCGCCACCAACCCCGACCCGAGCGGGCCGAGCCAGCAGGGCAAGCTGCCGGCGACCGGGTCGGTGGCCGCGCTCATCAGCACCGCGACCGGGCGGACGCCGTACTTCGTCGGCAAGCCGAACCCGCTGATGATGCGCTCGGCGCTGAACCGGATCGACGCCCACTCCGAGTCGGCGGTGATGGTCGGGGACCGGATGAGCACCGACATCGTCAGCGGCCTGGAGGCCGGCCTGCGCACCGTGCTGGTCACGACCGGGTCGACCCGGCGCGAGCAGGTCGAGACCTTCCCCTACCGGCCGACGCGGGTGGTCGACTCGGTGGCCGACCTGGTCGAGGTCGCCCGGCGCGGCTCGTTCGACTGA
- a CDS encoding FAD-binding dehydrogenase — protein MDGWSADLVVVGAGLAGLVAAAEAADADRSVLLLDQEGEQSLGGQAFWSLGGLFLVDSPEQRRMGVKDSLELARQDWFGSAQFDRPEDRWPRAWAEAYLQFAAGEKRAWLRQMGHRVFPVVGWAERGDGTASGHGNSVPRFHITWGTGPGVVAPFERRVREHVATGRIRLGFRHRVDELLVEGGAAVGVRGALLEPTSVDRGRPSSRTVVGHFEARGAAVVVTSGGIGGDHDLVRRNWPARLGTPPKRMVAGVPAHVDGRMLQITQDAGANVVNPDRMWHYVEGLRNWDPIWADHGIRILPGPSSLWLDAEGNRLPAPYFPGFDTLGTLRHLRATGHDYSWFVLTQRIIEKEFALSGSEQNPDLTGKDLKLLLSRVKKGAAGPVEAFKQHGEDFVVAETLEELVAGMNRVADDDVPPLEVSRVRTIVEARDREMDNTYSKDAQVTAIHGARTFLGDKLIRVARPHKLLDPAAGPLIAVRLNILSRKTLGGLETDLEGRCLRADGSAFPGLYAAGEVSGFGGGGMMGYNALEGTFLGGCLFSGRVAGRAAARAV, from the coding sequence ATGGATGGGTGGAGCGCCGACCTCGTCGTCGTGGGAGCCGGCCTCGCCGGCCTGGTCGCCGCCGCGGAGGCCGCCGACGCGGACCGCAGCGTGCTCCTGCTGGACCAGGAGGGCGAGCAGAGCCTCGGCGGCCAGGCCTTCTGGAGCCTCGGCGGGCTGTTCCTCGTCGACAGCCCCGAGCAGCGCCGCATGGGCGTCAAGGACAGCCTGGAGCTGGCGCGGCAGGACTGGTTCGGCAGCGCGCAGTTCGACCGGCCCGAGGACCGCTGGCCCCGCGCGTGGGCCGAGGCCTACCTGCAGTTCGCCGCCGGTGAGAAGCGCGCCTGGCTGCGGCAGATGGGCCACCGGGTCTTCCCGGTCGTCGGCTGGGCCGAGCGCGGCGACGGCACCGCCAGCGGCCACGGCAACTCCGTGCCCCGCTTCCACATCACCTGGGGCACCGGCCCCGGCGTCGTCGCGCCCTTCGAGCGCCGGGTCCGCGAGCACGTCGCCACCGGCCGCATCCGCCTCGGCTTCCGGCACCGCGTCGACGAGCTGCTCGTCGAGGGCGGCGCGGCCGTCGGCGTACGCGGGGCGCTGCTGGAGCCCACCTCCGTGGACCGCGGCCGGCCGTCGAGCCGCACGGTGGTCGGCCACTTCGAGGCGCGCGGCGCGGCGGTCGTCGTGACCAGCGGCGGGATCGGCGGCGACCACGACCTGGTGCGCCGCAACTGGCCCGCCCGGCTCGGCACCCCGCCGAAGCGGATGGTCGCCGGCGTCCCCGCCCACGTGGACGGCCGGATGCTCCAGATCACCCAGGACGCCGGCGCGAACGTGGTCAACCCCGACCGGATGTGGCACTACGTCGAGGGCTTGCGCAACTGGGACCCGATCTGGGCCGACCACGGCATCCGGATCCTCCCCGGCCCCTCCTCGCTGTGGCTGGACGCGGAGGGCAACCGCCTCCCGGCGCCGTACTTCCCCGGCTTCGACACCCTCGGCACGCTGCGCCACCTGCGTGCCACCGGCCACGACTACTCCTGGTTCGTGCTCACCCAGCGGATCATCGAGAAGGAGTTCGCGCTCTCGGGCTCCGAGCAGAACCCCGACCTCACCGGCAAGGACCTCAAGCTCCTGCTCTCCCGGGTCAAGAAGGGCGCGGCCGGGCCGGTCGAGGCGTTCAAGCAGCACGGCGAGGACTTCGTGGTCGCCGAGACGCTCGAGGAGCTCGTCGCCGGGATGAACCGGGTCGCCGACGACGACGTCCCGCCGCTGGAGGTGTCCCGCGTGCGCACGATCGTCGAGGCGCGCGACCGCGAGATGGACAACACCTACAGCAAGGACGCCCAGGTCACCGCGATCCACGGGGCCCGCACGTTCCTCGGCGACAAGCTGATCCGCGTCGCCCGCCCCCACAAGCTGCTCGACCCGGCGGCCGGCCCGCTCATCGCCGTACGGCTCAACATCCTCTCCCGCAAGACCCTCGGCGGGCTGGAGACCGACCTCGAGGGGCGCTGCCTGCGCGCCGACGGCAGCGCGTTCCCCGGCCTGTACGCCGCGGGCGAGGTGTCGGGCTTCGGCGGCGGCGGGATGATGGGCTACAACGCGCTCGAGGGGACCTTCCTCGGCGGCTGCCTGTTCTCCGGGCGGGTCGCCGGCCGCGCCGCGGCGCGAGCCGTCTGA